Proteins encoded by one window of Aphis gossypii isolate Hap1 chromosome X, ASM2018417v2, whole genome shotgun sequence:
- the LOC114129750 gene encoding uncharacterized protein LOC114129750 — MLATAERAMIVALWLVCCYYDQAATLHHDHVRTRSGSTKVQRTKNLTSGMPAVTVVAGAATAVGEDGSSDTDADAEIDVLDDVDTVTDGVKATPDANTGRLRDFLFGKPNKIFKSLMRTGVRVVQRGMDAFQGVSTKVLHVARKRIGGNSSASGGSSSQQSSSKSNESGDVDDRKPVKRQAEVKKPTGFIKSVSKMLKTGLTGISHVTDLSLLLGNIGTHKLMATLDGKNGNQEMFNLIIKFIGAKVGQGTKGSAQQFIKDVGIVSTFVSKNDEITKSISMLMDKFMSNPKVTKAMVRLVLTFLDSSPSTSCLLDQLPLSPKDVRMVFDIFVGSNGQMMLQTIAGLVSDLTTGPDTKAFLESALGMISMFKSDNPEAATKDSDKPTTSIVGSLTDFFTGGEGEEEDNIENNKSVPPPMVNNKKKYSSVSGTISKPLTKKLMNNDDTWFSDTKPSLNSSPKKTTSKADPWFDSSETTSNLLPKTVPNSKADDWFENRSANSDNRIKVRNNRKISYSKTKVVTQENGSGSFSDDDISKISKPTTVKTDSKITAEKPLLEDDDDIESYED, encoded by the exons CTGACGTCCGGCATGCCCGCGGTAACCGTGGTTGCTGGTGCCGCGACTGCAGTCGGCGAAGATGGATCGTCGGACACCGACGCCGACGCTGAAATAGACGTGCTCGACGACGTTGACACGGTCACCGACGGCGTCAAAGCGACACCGGACGCGAACACCGGCCGGCTTCGCGACTTCTTGTTCGGCAAACCGAACAAAATCTTTAAGAGTCTCATGCGGACCGGCGTCAGGGTTGTGCAGCGCGGCATGGACGCGTTCCAGGGGGTGTCAACTAAGGTGTTACACGTGGCCCGGAAACGGATCGGTGGCAATTCGAGTGCTTCCGGCGGCAGCTCGTCGCAGCAGTCGTCCAGCAAGTCGAACGAGAGCGGTGACGTCGACGACCGGAAACCGGTCAAGCGACAGGCCGAGGTGAAAAAACCGACCGGCTTCATCAAGTCGGTGTCCAAAATGCTCAAAACGGGGCTGACGGGCATCAGCCACGTCACCGACCTGAGCTTGTTGTTGGGCAACATAGGCACGCACAAGCTCATGGCCACGCTGGACGGCAAGAACGGCAACCAGGAGATGTTTAATCTGATCATCAAATTCATcg gGGCCAAGGTTGGACAAGGAACCAAAGGCAGTGCACAACAGTTTATCAAAGACGTGGGTATAGTATCGACTTTTGTTTCCAAAAACGACGAAATCACTAAATCGATATCTATGCTAATGGATAAGTTTATGAGCAACCCTAAAGTGACCAAAGCCATGGTGCGTCTGGTTCTCACCTTTTTGGACTCCAGTCCTTCCACGTCATGCTTGCTGGACCAGTTGCCGTTGTCGCCTAAAGACGTGCGGATGGTGTTCGATATATTCGTAGGCAGTAACGGACAAATGATGTTGCAAACTATTGCAGGACTTGTGTCAGATTTGACCACAGGGCCAGACACGAAAGCGTTTTTGGAATCGGCTTTAGGCATGATATCCATGTTCAAAAG tGACAATCCGGAGGCGGCCACTAAGGATTCAGATAAACCAACTACTTCTATTGTAGGTTCACTGACTGATTTCTTTACGGGCGGTGAAGGAGAGGAAGAAgacaatattgaaaataacaagTCTGTGCCCCCGCCGATggttaataataagaaaaaatacagcAGTGTAAGCGGAACTATATCAAAACCGCTTACGAAAAAGCTGATGAATAACGATGACACTTGGTTTAGTGATACCAAACCCTCGTTAAATTCGTCACCGAAAAAAACTACATCCAAAGCAGACCCGTGGTTTGACAGTAGTGAAACTACGTCGAATTTGTTACCAAAAACAGTACCCAATTCCAAGGCCGACGATTGGTTCGAGAACAGAAGCGCCAATAGCGACAACAGAATAAAGGTCCGCAATAACCGTAAAATCAGTTATAGCAAGACGAAAGTGGTTACCCAAGAAAATGGCAGCGGGAGCTTCAGTGATGATGATATTAGCAAAATTTCTAAACCGACGACCGTAAAGACAGACTCAAAAATCACCGCCGAAAAACCATTATTGGAAGATGACGATGACATCGAAAGCTATGAAGATTAA